GAAACGCATAATAGAATGATTTTCTTCATAGGCTTCTGCCAGTGCATCCAGTCTTTCATTCAGTTCCGAAAGCCACTGTGGATCTTCCAGCTTTTCTTCCAGATAATCCGTGATCTCCGGATAGATACTGTGAAGATGTGGTAAATCCTCCTCATCAAAAACAATCTCGGCTACCCCTTCTGCCATATCCCCTTTCATATAGGCAAGAGCCTGTGCATGTTCTTTTACTGCATTGTTTCTTGCTGCATCCAATACAGACTGCGGTGCATATTCACCCTGGTCTAAAAGCTGATGGATACGTCCGCTGACATCTTCCCATGATAAAAATGCCTTATCTAAAATCTGGTCTGTGACCGTATGCCCCACTACGATCTGCATCCCGGTTTCATCAAACCAGACCGAATATTCACTTCCATCAATCTGAAAGCCTTTTCCACCTTTGCGGTATTCACGCTTCACAAACTCCGTATATTCCTCCGGGGCCTGTTCGCTCATAAAATTATAGATGATACGAAGTTGACTGCCCGCCCGGTTTCCTCCTGTCCGTAAAATATCATCGATAACGCTTTCTGGAATCGGGATTTCTCCGGCATAAAGGGCTGCTGCCCTTTCCTCGATCTGCCGTCTTTGTTCATTTGCAGTTGGATATTCGGGCAAAGATAAAGCAGAGGCAATTTCTTCCTCTGCTTTACTCAGTCCATCTTCTCTTGTATCTTCAACTAGCTGTATACCAATTCCGTCAAGATGCTCTCTTCCGCTGTTGCCATCAGTGCGTTCATATGTGCTGTCCAGGCCATCGGGTCTGCTTCCTTGTCCGGTGCCGGATGGTTCTTCAGCAATTTCTCCATCTGGCTGTCCATCCTCTCCTGTGCTGCCATCTCGATTTCTGCCAGATGGCTGTTCAGCTTTCCTGTCAGGAACAGGCTCTGATACAGGCTGTTCTTGTGTTCCTTCAGGAATCTCCTCCGAAGCATCCCGTATTTCCCTATCGTCACTTCTTCCTCCTCTACGGTCAGGTTCGGAAACAGGTAATCCCCCTTGCGATGATATGTCAGTTCCATAGTCGGTTCCTCCTTCATTCTCGATATTTTCTTCTTTGTTGTTTTCTACGTCCTGATTTTTATTTTCACGCATTAACGTGTTGAAGTTATTATAATTCCTTTCACTGGAAATTTCAACCTCTTTTCTGGCTTCTTCCAGAGAAATTTTATGTACCGTCCTTCCAATGTCAATCAGAACACTCTCACTGATCTGGCTTGCTGCATTTCCAAGAAAGGTCAGTACAGACAGCCGGTTATAATCGGTAATATGCATAAAATCCTCTTCTTCCAGAAGCTCCATCGGTTCCAGACCACACCGTCTGCAAAGCATGTAATATACACTGTCCGTTGCAAGCTGGCGGAAATCACTGCGGATCGTAACTTCATCCAGATCTTCTAGATACGTTCCTTCCGCTGCATATTTCAAGCCGTCCAGATATTCTTCCAGACTGTCTGCGACCATTTCCCTTGCAACCGCCATCAACGCATCCGATAAAGTCCCTGTATCTTTTTCTTCCAGACCATACGCTTCTGCCAGATGGGTAAGGATCTCTTCCTGCTGATGTTCCTGCATCTGCCACAGGTAAGGGCTTCTTCCGCCTGCCACCATGTGCGTATCTGAAATATCAAACACATACCGGAGTCTGGTATTATGACCATTCTCGTCAAGCAGGGCGATTCCCCTAGCTCCCCGGTTTACCCAGCGGAACATTTTCTCATTCCACAGTTCCAGGGACGCACAGGCGGTTGCCTGTGGATGCTGTGCGTGGATCAGTAACTGGTCTGTAAAAGGATACCGGTATAGTCTCGCTGCGGTATCCATATAACCCATCCAGTCCCTTGGCGAACTGCTCACCAATGTCGCATGTTCCTGTGCCAGTTCCCGGATGTCCTGTAATTTCGACATACTGCCTACCTCCTTGCCTTATTTCTTTTTCTTCTTTGGAAATTCCAGATGGAACCTTGGCTTTCCGTCCTCCAGTGTCAGTAAAAGATCTGCGTCAAACTTTATATCTTTTTTTCTGGAATACAGCCCTTTTACATGGGTGCAGGCTTTATCAAGAAGCTCCACTGCCATCTTTTTATCCAGTGTTTTCTCCATGCTTCCTAAGAAACGGTTTTCTTTCCAAAGGGCAAAATCACACTGCCTGTTGGAGCAGTAAAAATTTTGCTTTCCTTCGTAGACATCAGAGCCGCAGACCGGACACTTACCGATCACTTCCCTTGCTTTCTGGAACC
This Anaerobutyricum hallii DNA region includes the following protein-coding sequences:
- a CDS encoding TnpV protein, with the protein product MKEEPTMELTYHRKGDYLFPNLTVEEEEVTIGKYGMLRRRFLKEHKNSLYQSLFLTGKLNSHLAEIEMAAQERMDSQMEKLLKNHPAPDKEADPMAWTAHMNALMATAEESILTELVYS